One genomic region from Bacillus rossius redtenbacheri isolate Brsri chromosome 6, Brsri_v3, whole genome shotgun sequence encodes:
- the LOC134532657 gene encoding CD63 antigen → METCGMSIMKYLLFIFNFLFVVCGIGIVAAGGVVLYAVREHGHFMTSPLLATPVVIIIVGCLIFLVAFLGCCGAVRESYNMLLAFAVLLLVIFVAQMAAGIAAGVAKDDLSRALKDSMRDSMDDAAHAREADVEAWDRLQKELKCCGVDGPGDWTNMSQPVPASCCDEGAAECKAAAAHPRGCLEKLKASARDGAVVIAGVGIGLAFVEVVGIVFAFCLATAIKNGEAK, encoded by the exons ATGGAGACGTGCGGGATGAGCATCATGAAGTACCTGCTCTTCATCTTCAACTTCCTCTTCGTG GTGTGCGGGATAGGCATCGTGGCGGCCGGCGGAGTGGTGCTGTACGCGGTGCGGGAACACGGTCACTTCATGACCAGCCCGCTGCTGGCCACGCCCGTCGTCATCATCATCGTGGGCTGCCTCATCTTCCTGGTCGCCTTCCTGGGCTGCTGCGGCGCCGTGCGCGAGAGCTACAACATGCTGCTGGCC TTCGCCGTGCTGCTGCTGGTGATCTTCGTGGCGCAGATGGCCGCCGGCATCGCCGCCGGAGTGGCCAAGGACGACCTGAGCCGCGCGCTCAAGGACTCCATGAGGGACTCCATGGACGACGCCGCGCACGCCAGGGAGGCGGACGTCGAGGCCTGGGACCGGCTGCAGAAGGAG CTCAAGTGCTGCGGCGTGGACGGGCCCGGCGACTGGACCAACATGTCGCAGCCGGTGCCGGCGTCGTGCTGCGACGAGGGCGCGGCCGAGTGCAAGGCGGCCGCCGCGCACCCCAGGGGCTGCCTGGAGAAGCTCAAGGCCAGCGCCAGGGACGGCGCCGTCGTGATCGCGGGCGTCGGCATAGGGCTGGCCTTCGTCGAG gttgtTGGCATAGTCTTCGCGTTTTGTTTGGCCACAGCTATAAAGAACGGAGAGGCGAAATGA